In one window of Solanum pennellii chromosome 2, SPENNV200 DNA:
- the LOC107009540 gene encoding uncharacterized protein At4g15970-like — protein sequence MFTDCNCATAANSVLFLRRIGTVALLFILASLSWFVLYKAGETIGFKIPESLTSHAPRVFFFIPPSDSLPPPSDTQENKLEKVLKDAAMEDKTVILTTLNEAWAAPSSVIDLFLESFRIGNQTRELLNHLVIIALDEKAFSRCLVVHTHCYALVSEGVDFSKEAYFMTHDYLKMMWTRIDFLKGVLEMGYNFVFTDADVMWFRDPFPHFYKDADFQIACDHFLGNPEDVENRPNGGFLFVRSNNRSIEFYKFWYTSRETYPNLHDQDVLNNIKYDSFIIDIDLKMRFLDTTYFGGFCEPSKDLNLVCTMHANCCFGLESKLHDLRVVLQDWKNFLSLPPTLKRSLPPSWRVPQNCSLDSLHLYTPPVENVIQENVEQ from the exons ATGTTTACTGATTGTAATTGTGCTACTGCTGCAAATTCGGTTTTATTCCTCCGCCGTATCGGTACGGTGGCCCTATTATTCATTCTCGCTTCACTTTCTTGGTTTGTCCTTTACAAAGCTGGTGAAACCATCGGATTCAAGATCCCGGAATCTCTCACCTCCCATGCACCTCGTGTTTTCTTCTTCATACCTCCCTCAGATTCCCTTCCTCCTCCATCG GATACTCAGGAGAATAAGCTTGAAAAGGTTTTGAAAGATGCTGCTATGGAGGATAAAACCGTGATTTTAACGACCTTAAATGAAGCGTGGGCTGCCCCTTCTTCTGTTATTGATCTCTTTCTTGAAAGCTTCAGAATTGGCAATCAGACCCGTGAGCTTTTGAATCATTTAGTAATAATTGCCCTAGATGAGAAGGCATTCTCCCGGTGCTTGGTTGTACATACTCATTGCTATGCACTAGTAAGTGAAGGGGTTGATTTTTCAAAGGAAGCTTATTTCATGACTCATGACTACCTAAAGATGATGTGGACACGGATCGACTTCTTAAAGGGTGTTCTTGAAATGGGATACAACTTTGTCTTCACG GATGCTGATGTCATGTGGTTCAGAGATCCATTTCCTCACTTCTACAAGGATGCAGATTTTCAGATAGCTTGTGATCATTTCTTAGGAAACCCTGAAGACGTAGAGAATAGACCTAATGGTGGTTTCTTGTTTGTGAGATCGAATAACAGATCTATTGAGTTCTACAAGTTTTGGTACACCTCAAGAGAAACATATCCGAATTTGCATGATCAAGATGTTCTTAACAATATAAAGTATGATTCATTCATTATTGATATTGATCTCAAAATGAGATTCTTGGATACAACATATTTTGGTGGATTTTGTGAACCAAGCAAAGATTTGAATTTAGTATGTACAATGCATGCTAATTGTTGTTTTGGGCTGGAAAGTAAACTTCATGATCTTAGAGTCGTGCTTCAAGATTGGAAAAACTTCTTGTCTTTGCCACCAACGTTGAAGAGATCATTACCACCGTCATGGCGAGTTCCTCAAAACTGCAG TCTTGATTCTCTTCACTTGTATACCCCACCAGTGGAGAATGTAATACAGGAGAATGTAGAACAATAG